In candidate division WOR-3 bacterium, the following are encoded in one genomic region:
- a CDS encoding Hsp20/alpha crystallin family protein — translation MAKHLTTWDPFREMVSLRDELDRLFDSVFGRLPRERGETYWAPPLDIEETEDAIVVRAELPGMNKEDIKVSLSGDTLTISGERKFESEKKSRTYYRQERVYGKFQRTVTLPAEVEGDKAKASYKAGVLELVLPKSEKSKAKEITIVAED, via the coding sequence ATGGCAAAGCATCTGACGACTTGGGATCCGTTCCGGGAGATGGTGTCACTCCGGGATGAGCTGGACCGGCTCTTTGACTCGGTATTCGGACGCCTGCCGCGGGAGCGGGGAGAAACCTACTGGGCTCCGCCCTTGGATATTGAGGAAACTGAGGATGCCATCGTCGTCCGCGCCGAACTGCCGGGAATGAATAAGGAGGATATCAAGGTCAGTCTTTCCGGCGACACCCTGACGATCAGCGGTGAACGGAAATTTGAGAGTGAGAAAAAGAGCCGGACCTACTACCGTCAGGAGCGGGTCTACGGCAAATTCCAGCGCACGGTGACGCTCCCGGCAGAGGTCGAGGGCGACAAGGCAAAGGCATCCTACAAGGCAGGTGTCCTGGAGCTGGTCTTGCCGAAGTCCGAGAAGTCCAAGGCAAAGGAGATCACTATCGTTGCCGAGGACTGA
- a CDS encoding S8 family serine peptidase: MCGRFVSLLVLAVTIVAGAPIEPLLLERMSITSKNEYLPVVIALKEQFNGEEIIRTIKVKDERWRVTVSGLQELAARTQQGLLQELTRLEREGKARNITPLWIVNAVYCELVSEAILKVAERADVWFVQWDLIPTENALGLAPQQPAADVTGGTDSREWHVRKVKADSVWYSYGYTGQGVVIGNIDTGCDYNHSDLANRMWTDPNYPYHGWDFENNDNDPMDSHGHGTHTCGINAGDGSGGDTTGIAPGARIMSCRTKTSLSSPLPDTIAENTVFRSMEFCVAPPLSPENHAHLLSMSLGWQHSWNPRRALWRQAVTNVAAAGLPYFIAAGNEGSSSPPDNVRTPGDVPGPWKHPAEMAGGLGGAISIGATDSTDNYAYFTSWGPVSWSTVPPYNDYAYPPGLLKPDFSAPGVDVISCRLGGGYVAMSGTSMATPCAAGVAALMLEKNPLLLPEQIDSIMQYSVVPRGTPPKNNTYGTGRIDAKLCIENTPLPFGVRLHRAVVDDSAGGNNDRIINPGETINLPVWVKNQCTYTTSGVTGILRTSDPSHITITDSIKNFGTIPAGDTAFSGLPGFQFTVDTSCVNGYTLNFELVVRDDQDSIWTSPLKLKVGTPVLAGDSVYAYDGGNGKLDPGEECDIAIQLVNSGLGNAYDVQVVLRSFDSRFEVLDSSAVYGLVPADSWVMNEADHFRVRASAAIPREFVIPCSLRISQAGYPDRTVYFGIEVGRLTAIDPIPDGPRQPALYYAYDDIDAEYAERPTFSWVEIRNLGTRLTLSDDQTVQITLPPAFGPIKFYGQRYTQISICSNGWVAPGYSTVTTWSNTPLPNSQMPPMFCLKWDDLYPPTGNGVWYYHDAANHRFIVEWDSVHYYNPRDSWDKMQIIFYDTTLAAADGNTEVIYQYLTANWNSSATVGEQDPSLTIAIQVVYNDTFHRAAGPLVPGRAIKLTTDAPSVGLAEAKSMSGPVLTGVRMLPTAFRSRLQIHFLLNQGSAVRVAVYDKAGRRVRTLIDRRLEPGGYELLWDGRDDAGNRVAQGVYLVRLESEAQIMTTKAVYLK; encoded by the coding sequence GTGTGCGGTAGATTTGTGAGTCTGCTGGTGCTGGCGGTCACAATCGTGGCTGGAGCACCGATTGAGCCGCTGCTGCTGGAGCGGATGAGCATCACCAGCAAGAATGAATATCTGCCGGTGGTGATCGCCCTCAAGGAGCAGTTTAATGGCGAGGAGATCATCCGGACGATCAAGGTCAAGGATGAACGCTGGCGGGTGACGGTCAGCGGTTTGCAGGAGCTGGCCGCCCGGACCCAGCAGGGTCTGCTGCAGGAGCTGACCAGGTTGGAGCGCGAAGGCAAGGCACGCAACATCACGCCGCTCTGGATTGTGAATGCGGTTTACTGCGAACTGGTTTCCGAGGCGATTCTGAAGGTGGCAGAGCGGGCTGATGTCTGGTTTGTCCAGTGGGACCTGATTCCGACCGAAAATGCGCTCGGGCTCGCACCGCAGCAGCCCGCGGCTGATGTTACCGGCGGGACTGACAGCCGGGAGTGGCATGTGCGCAAGGTCAAGGCGGACAGCGTCTGGTACAGCTACGGCTATACCGGACAGGGGGTGGTGATCGGCAATATTGACACCGGCTGTGATTACAATCATTCAGATCTGGCAAACCGGATGTGGACCGACCCGAACTACCCCTATCACGGCTGGGACTTTGAGAACAACGACAACGACCCGATGGACTCCCATGGTCACGGCACCCATACCTGCGGGATCAACGCCGGTGACGGCAGCGGTGGTGATACGACCGGCATTGCGCCGGGTGCCAGAATCATGAGCTGCCGGACCAAGACCAGCCTCAGTTCACCACTGCCGGATACAATCGCGGAAAATACGGTCTTCCGCTCAATGGAGTTCTGCGTCGCGCCACCGCTTTCGCCGGAGAATCATGCCCACCTGCTTTCGATGAGTCTGGGCTGGCAGCACTCCTGGAACCCGCGGCGCGCCCTCTGGCGTCAGGCGGTGACCAATGTCGCGGCTGCCGGGCTTCCCTACTTCATCGCTGCCGGTAATGAGGGTTCGAGCAGTCCGCCGGACAATGTCCGGACACCGGGTGATGTGCCCGGTCCCTGGAAGCATCCGGCGGAGATGGCAGGCGGTCTGGGCGGTGCGATTTCGATCGGCGCCACCGACTCGACGGACAACTATGCCTATTTCACCTCCTGGGGTCCGGTCTCCTGGTCAACTGTACCGCCGTATAATGACTATGCCTATCCGCCCGGGCTGCTGAAACCGGACTTTTCCGCACCGGGCGTGGATGTGATCTCCTGCCGGCTGGGCGGCGGTTATGTCGCGATGTCCGGGACCTCAATGGCAACACCGTGTGCTGCCGGGGTGGCGGCGCTGATGCTGGAGAAGAACCCGCTGCTCTTGCCGGAGCAGATCGATTCGATCATGCAGTACTCGGTTGTACCCAGAGGAACCCCGCCGAAGAACAATACCTACGGCACAGGCAGAATTGATGCCAAACTTTGCATTGAGAACACACCGCTGCCGTTCGGGGTCAGGTTGCACCGGGCGGTTGTGGATGATTCGGCCGGCGGCAATAATGACCGGATTATCAACCCGGGCGAGACGATCAATCTGCCGGTCTGGGTGAAGAATCAGTGTACCTATACGACAAGTGGCGTGACCGGCATCCTGCGGACCTCAGACCCGAGTCATATCACGATTACCGATTCGATCAAGAACTTCGGCACCATTCCTGCGGGCGACACCGCATTTTCCGGACTGCCCGGATTCCAGTTTACGGTGGACACCTCCTGTGTTAACGGTTATACGCTCAACTTTGAACTGGTGGTCCGGGATGATCAGGATTCAATCTGGACCTCACCGCTGAAACTGAAGGTGGGTACACCGGTGCTGGCGGGCGATTCGGTGTATGCCTATGACGGCGGTAATGGCAAGCTTGATCCCGGTGAGGAGTGCGACATTGCGATTCAGCTCGTGAATTCAGGGCTGGGAAACGCCTATGATGTGCAGGTGGTGCTCCGGTCATTTGATTCCCGGTTTGAGGTCCTGGATTCAAGCGCGGTTTACGGTCTGGTACCGGCAGATTCGTGGGTTATGAATGAGGCGGATCATTTCCGGGTGCGGGCAAGCGCAGCCATTCCGCGGGAGTTTGTGATTCCGTGCAGTCTGCGGATCAGTCAGGCCGGTTATCCGGACCGGACCGTTTATTTCGGGATTGAAGTTGGCCGGCTGACCGCCATTGACCCGATCCCGGACGGACCGCGTCAGCCCGCGCTCTACTATGCCTATGATGACATTGATGCGGAGTATGCGGAGCGGCCGACCTTCTCCTGGGTCGAAATCCGGAATCTGGGTACCCGGCTGACCCTCTCTGATGATCAGACGGTCCAGATCACCCTGCCGCCCGCATTCGGGCCGATCAAGTTCTACGGCCAGCGCTACACCCAGATCTCGATCTGCTCCAACGGCTGGGTCGCACCGGGTTATTCAACCGTAACCACCTGGAGCAACACCCCGCTGCCCAACAGCCAGATGCCGCCGATGTTCTGTCTGAAGTGGGATGACCTGTATCCGCCAACCGGAAATGGTGTGTGGTATTATCATGATGCGGCAAACCACCGGTTCATTGTTGAGTGGGATTCGGTCCATTACTACAACCCGCGCGACTCCTGGGACAAGATGCAGATCATCTTCTATGATACCACGCTGGCGGCTGCTGACGGTAATACCGAGGTGATCTATCAGTACCTGACTGCGAACTGGAACTCAAGCGCTACAGTGGGGGAACAGGATCCGAGTCTGACGATTGCGATTCAGGTGGTTTATAACGATACCTTCCACCGGGCTGCCGGACCGCTCGTTCCGGGCCGGGCGATCAAGCTGACTACCGATGCACCCTCGGTCGGGCTGGCAGAAGCCAAAAGCATGTCCGGTCCGGTTCTCACCGGTGTCAGGATGCTGCCGACCGCATTCCGCAGCCGGCTGCAGATTCACTTCCTTCTGAATCAGGGCTCAGCGGTCCGGGTTGCGGTTTATGACAAAGCCGGACGCCGGGTCCGCACGCTGATTGACCGCCGGCTTGAGCCGGGCGGATATGAGCTGCTCTGGGATGGCAGGGATGATGCGGGTAACCGGGTGGCGCAGGGTGTCTATCTGGTGCGACTGGAGAGCGAAGCGCAGATCATGACGACCAAGGCGGTTTATCTGAAGTAG
- a CDS encoding TonB-dependent receptor, whose amino-acid sequence MNILSLILILTGVNLDSRVIDAVTGEPVPYVQITVLPEGRTLLTDSSGYFSLEFGPPSELLTLQLERIGYRTRVWTGAADGLPELLSLFPVAIPVSGVTSTATRLRTALPLAVPVQNRKIDPVLAPVMNSPAFLLSRATGILVNEYGNLTTLNLRGAGPEQTLVLWDRIRLNSSLNSLTDLTLLPPSQLERIEIARGGTSALYGTSALGGVINLITPEPRQRRLDLDAGLASFGTRTTALTASFPGPVSWLTSGEYFHSDNRFPYPDTTDSIRLRTNAQLSRATLLVKSQAALQAGQSLTLETNLGICRRGSPGPVTFPSDSARLDDEQLLVIAGYDLLESPAGRISARLYHGRRNERYHNPDPYFTASDTHKLWNTGINLNHEFDRAFGPVTCDLLTGVEAGQEQAQSTTVGSPTRLNAAGYIESGLRSALFQLSPALRYEILQNRHPDAVATIGALSPRLAVTLTPHPLLSFYSGVNRSFRAPSFNELFWPEDPWTRGNPHLKPEWGTGYDAGIGIKLPGGALRLTAFYSRIQDLIQWVADTSFVWQPVNIARVRIRGLELEPGIEFSRFGLDGNLTLQECRAESTLIPYRPPLTGSASIWLEPLRLPKTALRLQLSTTGATARFANSTNTDTLPGYLILDLGISLNHKINPVSLAISAGVQNLLDRHYELIRNYPLPGRSFYLKTRLTVAQ is encoded by the coding sequence ATGAACATCCTGTCCCTGATTTTAATCCTCACCGGCGTCAACCTTGACAGCCGGGTTATTGATGCGGTCACCGGTGAACCGGTGCCCTATGTCCAGATCACCGTCCTGCCTGAGGGCAGAACCCTTCTTACTGACAGCAGTGGATACTTCTCCCTGGAATTCGGCCCGCCCTCAGAATTGCTGACCCTGCAACTGGAACGCATCGGCTACCGCACCCGGGTATGGACCGGTGCTGCTGACGGTCTACCCGAACTGCTGTCACTTTTCCCGGTGGCAATTCCTGTCAGCGGTGTGACGAGCACCGCCACCCGGCTCAGAACCGCATTGCCCCTTGCCGTCCCGGTACAGAACCGGAAAATTGACCCGGTGCTGGCACCGGTAATGAACAGCCCGGCATTCCTGCTCAGTCGGGCAACCGGCATCCTCGTTAATGAATACGGCAACCTGACAACTCTGAATTTACGCGGTGCCGGTCCGGAACAGACACTCGTCCTCTGGGACCGCATCCGGCTCAATTCCAGTCTCAACAGTCTCACCGACCTCACCCTGCTGCCTCCAAGCCAGCTGGAACGGATTGAGATTGCGCGGGGCGGTACTTCCGCCCTCTATGGCACCTCAGCGCTGGGCGGCGTAATCAACCTGATAACTCCGGAACCGCGGCAGCGCCGGCTCGACCTTGATGCCGGACTTGCCTCATTCGGCACCCGCACCACCGCACTTACCGCTTCCTTTCCCGGTCCTGTCAGCTGGCTCACCTCCGGCGAATACTTTCACAGTGATAACCGCTTTCCCTACCCTGACACCACCGATTCAATCCGCCTCCGCACCAATGCCCAGCTCAGCCGCGCCACCCTGCTCGTCAAATCCCAGGCGGCACTGCAGGCAGGTCAGTCGCTGACGCTGGAAACCAATTTGGGTATCTGCCGCCGCGGTTCCCCCGGACCTGTCACCTTTCCCAGCGACAGCGCCCGGCTCGATGATGAACAGCTGCTGGTCATCGCCGGATATGACCTGCTCGAAAGTCCGGCAGGAAGAATCAGTGCACGACTTTACCACGGCCGGCGTAATGAACGCTATCACAACCCGGACCCGTATTTCACCGCCAGCGACACCCATAAACTGTGGAATACCGGAATAAATCTTAATCACGAATTCGATCGGGCATTCGGACCCGTCACCTGCGATCTGCTGACCGGCGTTGAAGCCGGTCAGGAACAGGCGCAGAGCACTACCGTGGGGAGTCCCACCCGGCTTAACGCCGCCGGTTATATTGAAAGCGGTCTCAGGAGCGCACTGTTTCAGCTCTCACCCGCACTCCGCTACGAAATCCTGCAGAACCGGCATCCGGATGCGGTTGCCACCATCGGTGCCCTCAGTCCCCGTCTGGCGGTGACGCTGACCCCGCACCCGCTCCTGAGCTTCTACTCTGGCGTCAACCGCTCCTTCCGCGCTCCCAGCTTCAACGAACTGTTCTGGCCCGAAGACCCGTGGACCCGCGGTAATCCCCATCTCAAACCGGAATGGGGAACCGGCTACGATGCCGGCATTGGTATCAAACTGCCCGGCGGCGCTCTCCGGCTTACCGCCTTTTACTCCCGAATTCAGGACCTGATTCAATGGGTTGCCGATACCAGCTTTGTCTGGCAGCCGGTCAACATCGCCCGGGTGCGGATTCGGGGTTTGGAACTGGAACCGGGCATTGAGTTTTCTCGCTTCGGCCTTGATGGCAATCTGACACTTCAGGAGTGCCGGGCAGAGAGCACCCTGATACCTTACCGCCCACCGCTGACTGGCAGCGCCAGTATCTGGCTGGAACCGCTGCGTTTACCGAAGACTGCGCTCCGGCTGCAGCTGAGCACAACCGGTGCCACAGCCCGCTTTGCCAATTCGACCAACACCGATACGCTGCCCGGTTACCTGATCCTTGATCTCGGCATCAGCCTGAATCATAAAATCAACCCGGTTTCCCTTGCCATCAGCGCCGGGGTTCAGAATCTGCTTGACCGGCACTACGAACTGATCCGTAATTATCCCCTGCCGGGCAGAAGTTTCTATCTAAAAACCCGGCTGACCGTGGCTCAATGA
- a CDS encoding formylmethanofuran dehydrogenase subunit E family protein, translated as MINTLLLKNAARFHGHLGPWLIIGLRAGIYARRRFKCSPFHICATVFCPPKPPVRCVIDGVQLGAGCTMGKGNIRHQTARRFCRIHFSAPHGRQVKLSVRPEIFNSMVNPHPDQVKQLALEVARMPLEQIFTVKPYSKPAV; from the coding sequence GTGATTAATACCCTGCTGCTGAAAAATGCCGCCCGGTTCCACGGCCATCTCGGACCCTGGCTGATCATCGGTCTCCGTGCCGGCATTTATGCCCGGCGCCGGTTCAAGTGCTCTCCATTTCATATCTGCGCTACCGTATTCTGCCCTCCGAAACCTCCGGTCCGGTGTGTAATTGATGGCGTCCAGCTCGGTGCCGGTTGCACGATGGGCAAAGGCAACATCCGGCATCAGACCGCCCGGCGGTTCTGCCGGATTCATTTCTCTGCTCCGCACGGCCGGCAGGTGAAACTTTCCGTGCGACCGGAAATTTTCAATTCAATGGTCAATCCCCATCCCGATCAGGTAAAACAACTGGCACTCGAGGTTGCCCGTATGCCCCTTGAGCAGATTTTTACTGTGAAACCATATTCAAAACCGGCGGTCTAA
- a CDS encoding nitroreductase family protein gives MEFYEVIRRRLSVRAYKPDPVPEEVLNRILDAGRLAPSAKNLQPWKFIIVRDEKVRQALVPACRNQSFIAQAPVVICACALLEQAWKGMGGYWSAAEIDVTIALEHIILAAASEGLGTCWIGAFIEDEVKKVLAIPEGVKPVALTPLGHPAQEPRPRPRKELKEIVCYERYS, from the coding sequence ATGGAGTTTTATGAGGTAATTCGGAGACGGCTCAGTGTCCGTGCCTACAAACCCGACCCGGTGCCCGAGGAGGTTCTCAACCGGATTCTTGATGCGGGCCGGCTCGCACCATCAGCCAAAAACCTTCAGCCCTGGAAGTTCATCATTGTCCGGGATGAAAAAGTCCGGCAGGCGCTCGTGCCCGCCTGTCGCAATCAGAGCTTCATCGCTCAGGCGCCGGTGGTGATCTGTGCCTGCGCACTGCTCGAGCAGGCATGGAAGGGCATGGGCGGGTACTGGTCCGCCGCTGAGATTGATGTCACGATCGCGCTGGAGCATATCATTCTTGCTGCTGCCAGCGAAGGGCTGGGCACCTGCTGGATCGGTGCCTTCATTGAGGATGAGGTGAAAAAGGTGCTGGCAATACCTGAAGGGGTGAAACCGGTGGCACTCACTCCGCTCGGGCATCCGGCGCAGGAGCCCAGGCCCAGACCCAGAAAGGAACTGAAGGAGATTGTCTGCTATGAGCGCTACTCGTGA
- the rimI gene encoding ribosomal protein S18-alanine N-acetyltransferase, with amino-acid sequence MEERDLDQVLQIEHATFPNPWRRSFFLSDIHRPDGLCIVAENENRVVGYLIAWGRIEVHIANIAVAAEWRNHGIGTELMRRALEFATGQQAESVFLEVRISNTGAQRFYRRFGFVPTYVRRGYYENGEDALIMELALLHE; translated from the coding sequence ATGGAGGAGCGGGATCTGGATCAGGTCCTGCAGATTGAGCATGCCACATTTCCCAACCCTTGGCGGCGCTCTTTTTTCCTTTCAGATATTCACCGCCCGGATGGTCTGTGCATTGTGGCGGAAAATGAGAACCGGGTTGTAGGCTATCTGATTGCCTGGGGCAGGATCGAGGTTCATATCGCCAACATTGCGGTTGCCGCCGAATGGCGGAATCATGGGATCGGGACTGAGCTGATGAGGCGGGCACTGGAGTTTGCCACCGGTCAGCAGGCGGAAAGTGTGTTTCTGGAGGTGCGGATTTCCAATACCGGTGCCCAGCGTTTCTACCGCCGGTTCGGTTTTGTACCCACCTATGTCCGCCGGGGCTATTATGAGAACGGCGAGGATGCGCTGATCATGGAGCTGGCGCTGCTTCACGAGTAG
- a CDS encoding Xaa-Pro peptidase family protein — MEKRIAQLQKQLVRERLDGIIISGLNNIRYLCGYTGSNGMMIVTRRAAVFYTDFRYQEQIKTEVRGCDKKILERDLYSSFPVAELKRMLGSKPSPRIGVEEGNLSLARFRMLRRQLKGVRLIPVRDLVLELRRSKSRPELARMQRAQEITEQAFNRALKLVKSGITEQDLALEIEFYFRRFGEPAFPSIVASGENGAKPHARAGLRRLKKGDAITFDIGCRYQGYCADMTRTVFLGRPDPELRRIYEAVLQAQQEALGVMKPGVPCKFVDLAAREYLNQQQLGQFFGHSLGHGVGLEVHEQPALARTSRQTLEPGDVVTVEPGVYLPGKGGVRIEDMVLVTSTGIRNFTKADKELMII; from the coding sequence ATGGAGAAAAGGATTGCCCAGCTCCAGAAACAGCTCGTCCGGGAAAGGCTGGACGGAATCATAATTTCCGGTTTGAACAACATCCGCTATCTCTGCGGTTATACTGGCAGTAACGGGATGATGATTGTGACCCGGCGTGCTGCCGTTTTTTATACCGATTTCCGTTATCAGGAGCAGATTAAAACCGAGGTCCGGGGCTGTGACAAAAAAATTCTGGAACGGGATCTTTACAGCTCGTTTCCGGTTGCTGAGTTAAAGCGGATGCTGGGGTCAAAACCCAGTCCGCGCATCGGGGTGGAGGAGGGTAATCTGAGTCTGGCAAGGTTCCGGATGCTGCGCCGCCAGCTCAAGGGGGTCAGGCTGATTCCGGTCCGGGATCTGGTCTTGGAACTGAGGCGCAGCAAGAGCCGTCCCGAACTGGCACGAATGCAGCGGGCACAGGAGATTACCGAGCAGGCGTTTAACCGGGCGCTCAAGCTGGTGAAATCGGGAATTACTGAACAGGACTTGGCACTGGAGATTGAGTTTTATTTCCGGCGGTTTGGCGAGCCCGCATTTCCTTCGATTGTGGCATCGGGGGAGAATGGCGCCAAGCCTCATGCCCGTGCCGGGCTGCGCCGGTTGAAAAAAGGTGATGCGATCACATTTGACATCGGTTGCCGGTATCAGGGCTACTGTGCCGATATGACCCGCACAGTATTTCTGGGCAGACCGGACCCCGAGCTGAGACGGATATATGAGGCGGTACTGCAGGCGCAGCAGGAGGCGCTCGGAGTTATGAAACCCGGCGTGCCGTGCAAGTTTGTGGATCTGGCAGCAAGAGAATATCTTAATCAGCAGCAACTGGGTCAGTTTTTTGGCCACAGCCTGGGCCATGGTGTCGGGCTGGAGGTGCACGAGCAGCCGGCTCTTGCCCGGACCAGCCGGCAGACACTGGAGCCGGGGGATGTGGTAACGGTGGAGCCGGGTGTTTATCTGCCTGGAAAAGGCGGGGTGAGAATTGAAGATATGGTGCTGGTTACCAGTACCGGGATTCGCAATTTTACCAAGGCAGACAAGGAGTTAATGATAATTTAA
- a CDS encoding metal-dependent transcriptional regulator yields MFNTPNINRSSSLGESQEDYLEAILILEKDHRTVRVKDIAGLLGVSRPSVVVALAALAGKGLIRHEHYGGVELTPTGRKVAETVYQRHQLLVTFLRRIVGVSAAVAEADACRLEHSLSPVTLNRLRVLISRMNVSRPGTKDE; encoded by the coding sequence ATGTTTAATACACCTAACATTAACCGGTCCTCGTCTCTGGGAGAAAGTCAGGAGGATTATCTGGAGGCGATTCTGATTCTGGAGAAGGACCACCGGACCGTAAGGGTCAAGGATATTGCCGGATTGCTGGGGGTGAGTCGTCCCTCAGTGGTGGTGGCACTTGCCGCCCTTGCCGGCAAGGGGCTGATCAGACACGAGCATTACGGCGGCGTGGAACTGACACCGACGGGGAGAAAGGTGGCGGAAACGGTCTATCAGCGCCATCAGCTGCTGGTGACATTCCTGCGCCGGATCGTAGGGGTAAGCGCTGCTGTCGCTGAAGCTGATGCCTGCCGTCTGGAACACAGCCTTTCGCCGGTGACACTTAACCGGCTGAGGGTGCTGATATCGAGAATGAATGTCAGTCGCCCCGGGACGAAAGATGAGTGA
- the zupT gene encoding zinc transporter ZupT produces the protein MSENFVFAVVLSALAAVSTFLGSLIGLVVRRPGGGFMGFSLGFSAGVMMFVSFAELLSTGISNCGFVPATAAFFAGILLMFLIDLAVPHEFISEHKIDSRTCPEMATAPPGKGWRYRHGQQPALEPTRLLRLGLLVALGIGLHNFPEGMATFAGAIRNRKLGIAIAAAIALHNIPEGLSVAVPVFCATGSRRRSLLWSALSGTAELAGALVAAGMLMPFLNEALLNLLLAGVGGLMVFIAFDELIPGSYAYGHEHLSVAGVISGMMLMAASLVVFK, from the coding sequence ATGAGTGAGAATTTCGTTTTTGCGGTAGTTCTGAGTGCGCTGGCAGCGGTAAGTACATTTTTGGGAAGTCTGATCGGTCTGGTGGTGCGCCGACCGGGAGGCGGATTCATGGGATTCAGCCTTGGGTTTTCCGCCGGTGTAATGATGTTTGTCTCGTTTGCCGAGTTGCTGAGCACAGGAATCAGCAACTGCGGGTTTGTGCCTGCAACTGCGGCATTTTTTGCCGGTATCCTGCTGATGTTTCTCATTGATCTGGCGGTGCCGCATGAGTTTATCAGTGAGCACAAGATCGATTCCAGGACTTGTCCGGAAATGGCAACGGCACCACCCGGAAAAGGCTGGCGTTATCGTCACGGTCAGCAGCCGGCATTAGAGCCCACACGGTTATTGAGGCTGGGTCTGCTGGTTGCGCTGGGAATCGGACTCCACAATTTCCCGGAGGGGATGGCGACCTTTGCGGGGGCGATCAGGAACCGCAAGCTGGGAATTGCGATCGCAGCAGCAATTGCTCTGCACAACATCCCCGAAGGGCTTTCCGTGGCAGTGCCGGTGTTCTGCGCTACCGGTTCCCGGCGGCGGAGTCTGCTCTGGTCGGCACTTTCCGGAACCGCCGAGCTGGCGGGTGCCCTGGTAGCGGCGGGAATGCTTATGCCATTTCTTAACGAAGCGCTGCTGAATCTGCTGCTTGCCGGCGTGGGTGGGCTGATGGTGTTCATTGCCTTTGATGAGCTGATTCCCGGTTCTTACGCCTACGGTCATGAGCATCTGAGTGTCGCCGGCGTTATTTCGGGGATGATGCTGATGGCGGCAAGTCTGGTTGTGTTCAAGTAG
- a CDS encoding peptidoglycan DD-metalloendopeptidase family protein, translating into MEGFEQVPKSNPPRRGVIFLLVGGVVLFLAVIAGLKLQNWKRHDGVQTVCAPLLPFPESTYYGGDRLQKGEVLAGLLSRWCIDSGRINAIYHALGKADFNFRRMTPGDSVTLIYQGLELSGIDYHSSPVVSYAVRFDSTGAVSAEKVIRPVDTVKCVIRGTIENSLWNSLLKLGGTPELVVEFAEILRYDIDFFTECNNGDTFELLADRLEVDGRFYRFGRVYAVHYRSRTDNVYGFYYQDPTGRWDYYNEKGQSLRKTVLRSPLSFARVSSYFGMRFHPILRVVRPHHGVDYVAPRGTPVSAIADGVVTMARWNGGYGKMVEIKHSGGLVSRYGHLSGYGSGIKVGRFIRQGATVGYVGATGLATGPHLHFEIRQNGKPVNPLKVIPPRAEPVPARYLADFQAVRDRYLAIIRTAGRSPADTSASLSHGQPGF; encoded by the coding sequence ATGGAAGGTTTCGAGCAGGTGCCCAAGTCAAATCCCCCCAGACGCGGGGTAATTTTTCTTCTCGTCGGCGGTGTGGTTCTGTTTTTAGCCGTTATTGCGGGACTGAAATTACAGAATTGGAAACGGCACGACGGAGTGCAAACGGTATGTGCCCCGCTGCTTCCTTTCCCGGAATCCACTTACTATGGCGGTGACCGGTTGCAGAAAGGGGAAGTGCTCGCCGGACTTTTGAGCCGGTGGTGTATCGACTCCGGGCGGATTAATGCGATTTATCATGCGCTGGGGAAGGCGGATTTCAATTTCCGCAGGATGACACCGGGCGATTCGGTGACGCTGATTTATCAGGGGCTGGAACTCAGCGGGATTGATTACCACTCCAGTCCGGTGGTGAGTTATGCGGTCCGGTTTGACAGTACCGGTGCTGTATCAGCCGAGAAGGTTATCAGGCCGGTGGACACGGTCAAGTGTGTGATCCGCGGGACAATAGAAAATTCGCTCTGGAATTCACTGCTGAAGCTGGGTGGGACGCCCGAGCTGGTGGTGGAGTTTGCCGAGATCCTGCGTTATGACATTGACTTCTTTACCGAATGCAATAATGGTGATACCTTTGAACTGCTTGCCGACCGGCTGGAAGTGGATGGCCGTTTTTACCGGTTCGGCCGGGTTTATGCGGTGCATTACCGGAGCCGGACCGACAATGTCTACGGTTTCTACTACCAGGATCCCACAGGACGGTGGGATTACTATAATGAAAAGGGACAGTCGCTGCGCAAGACAGTACTGAGGTCTCCGCTGTCTTTTGCCCGGGTGTCATCCTATTTCGGGATGCGGTTTCATCCGATTCTGCGGGTGGTCAGGCCGCATCACGGGGTTGACTATGTGGCACCGCGCGGGACGCCGGTGAGTGCGATTGCTGATGGCGTGGTTACCATGGCGCGCTGGAATGGCGGTTATGGCAAGATGGTGGAGATAAAGCACAGTGGTGGCCTGGTGTCCCGATACGGACATCTTTCGGGCTACGGATCAGGGATTAAGGTGGGAAGATTCATCCGGCAGGGGGCAACAGTGGGCTATGTCGGTGCAACCGGGCTGGCGACCGGACCTCATCTCCACTTTGAAATCCGGCAGAACGGCAAGCCAGTTAATCCGCTCAAGGTGATTCCCCCGCGCGCCGAGCCGGTACCCGCCCGTTACCTTGCCGATTTTCAGGCGGTGCGCGATCGCTATCTTGCGATTATACGCACTGCCGGCCGGTCTCCTGCCGATACTTCAGCCTCATTGAGCCACGGTCAGCCGGGTTTTTAG